The Denticeps clupeoides chromosome 10, fDenClu1.1, whole genome shotgun sequence DNA window AGCCTCACAGCGCTTCCTGTAGACCTCCATGTCGTGCTGCAGAGGCGCCGGCTCGCTCTGCGCCAGTCTGTTCACGTCCAGGATCGCTACCAGGTTGTCCAGCTTGTAGTAGGAGGCAAAAGCCATAGCTTCCCAGACAGCTCCCTCAGAACACTCTCCATCTCCCATCATGCAGTACACGCGGTAACTAACCAACGACAAGACATTTATGCTCAATTACTCAAGAATCTGTACTTAAAATTAGTTCATTATATTTGAATGCTGACTACACATTCACATTGATTTTGCTATAatagttatttttaaaaaatggtaatATGCTTATCAAATTTccacaaaaagtttttttttttttttttttgtactaaatTAAAGAACCAAGGCAGAGCAGCCATGCTAAATTACACAATGAGGCGGTCCTAAAAATAGGCATCTGGTTCAACTCAAGGGGGAGCCATTTTTGGCAAATTATTAACGAGTACTAAACATTAAAAAGTGCAGCGGGAGAGAGGAACTCGTACCTGGCCTTGTCAAAATGCTTCCCGGTGTAGGCCAttccacacgctgctcccaaACCCTGACCCAGCGAGCCGGTGGCCACGTCAACAAAGGCCAGTTTCTGCAGGTCACACGTACAGGTTCACATGATTAAAGGATAACCGCTGCCCTGGATGATTAGTGGATTGCACCTCTAACACAATATGTGTGCATTTTACATACAGCTTGATAAGTAAACGTAGCCCTGAGAGAATTCACATTGCACTAAAATCCAATTAAACGGCAGCAATAAGGAACCATGTGGCTTCGAAGACACTATTGCACATTTCATATTGCACTGTGTATGCTGAGAACAGAAGTTTTGGGAAACAAAGCCACTAGGGTGGAAATGAAGATCCTCTCCAAACCCATTTCAAACCCGCCTGAAGAATAAATAAGAGGATGCCAATACTCACAGGGGTAGGGTGGCCCTCCAGATCGCTATCGATCTTGCGCAGGTTCAGGAGGTCAGACTCCTTGATAAACCCTGCTTCCGCCCATGCAGCGTAAAGGATGGGAGCTGCATGGCCCTGAAAAAGAGAAGAGCAAAACAAGGAGACCGGCTCTGATTAAAATGCCAGGGTTTGGATTCCTGAGCTCCCGCCGAGACCTTGAGACTGTGGCCTGGGAAGCCTCACCTTAGACATCACAAAACGGTCATTGCAGGCGTTACGGGGGTCCTTGGGTTTGTAGCGCATGGTGTGGAAGAAGAGCACAGACATGATCTCTGCAGCGCTGCAGCATGACGTAGGGTGCCTGCAGACCAAGAGGTCCATGGTCAGATAAAATACCACGAGTTAAAAActtaaacagcattttaaacaCAGTGCACTGGACCACATGACAGTTAATCTTTTTAttaaaacgttaaaaaaaaaaaaaaacatgcacagtgTTTGGGTATGAGTTTCTGATTTCCAACAGGcccagaacttttttttttaaaaattaaaaagagaacCACATGCAGtcaagaccacacacacacacacacacacacacacacacacgcctgtgcAAACAAGATCGAGAGGAACTGCTTTTGAAACTGACAAAAAGCCCTGATCCCTGAACAGGGCGGTTTTGCAACCCGGTGTTACCCACACAGGAGAAGCGGTGACAAAATCTGACCCACATGCACATAACCAACGCATTTTAAGCAATCGCGAGGTTAGTCCAAAGGGCCCTGTGAAATTTCTACACACTTGTTGAACATCCTGGAGCATTCATTCCACCAATTTACCACCTTGATCTTCACGTCAGGCTGAAATtgagaaaaagagggagagaactGAAAAAGGAGGCAATAACGAGAAGAAATGAAAACGAAGTCAGAGATCACAAGGACAGACGAGACTGAAGAGGGTGCAGGTTACACTTCCTGGAGGACAAGGTTTCATTCGCGCCTCAAAGCCTGCATTGTGCGTCCCCGCCGGCGCTCCTGGTTCGGCGCACATGGTGAATCACGTGGGCCGAGGACCACCGCGCCACGTGATTTTTAACTCAAGCGAACgggaaaagaaaataaataaataaaaactccacttcctgctcattttatgtaaaaaagtTATCCCCCTAGAGTGTCTAAAACGAattaagcaataaataaatgtccgCGCACGTGCTGGGGACGTAAAGCGCGTCAGGTCACGTTACGTAAACGTAGGTAAGAACGTCTACTGCCTTTTTAAAACAGGCTCGCAGTAGCTCAGCAGCGGCTCACCCGGAGTTGGAGGCGCACGTCGCCTTGATGGAGTTGATCCTCAGCTTGTTGGCCACGTCCTTCAGGCCCTGCAGGGTTTTCTCGTCGGGCTTGTGGTAGCTCATTCTGAGACGCTCGACCACTGATCACGGAAAATACACGCGCCTGACTGACTGGCCGCCTGACGGACGCACGCTGACGCCGGAGAGCAGAGCGCGCGCCGCGCGTGCGCTTTAAAGGTCAAGTGTGACCCCGCCCACCCGGCGCGCTGATTGGGCGGCGCGTTGATGGCAAGATGTCGGTGGTGCCGGGTCAGGAAGAAACCAcacatgaattacatttacatttaacgcatttggcagacgcccttatccagaacgacttacaacgtgcttcaatgttacaatcaatgaagtgatcagttctggttcattaggatcctcaactatgaatacaatctttttattcactctattGTAGTTTCTATTCATAAgttaatcaaaatattctctaaagaggaaggtcttgagctgacgtttgaaaatactcagttactgagctgttctgacctcgaggggaagttcattccaccaccgaggggccaagacagagaagagtctagatgaatgtcttccttttaccttcagagatggagggaccaggcgagcagtactggaggctcggagtatacgaggtgcagtgcgaggtgtaataagggctgtgaggtaggatggtgctactccatgtttggctttgtaggccagcatcagtattttgaacctgatgtggggggtcagctactgggagccagtggagggaacgtagcagaggggtggtgtgggagaatttgggaattaAAAACTGATAAATGAAATCAGTTGTTCTAAATATGAGTTTTGCTCCCATTTGCAcacattatttcatattttctttataaaaaatattataaacatttCTTAGACCTTATCAGTACTTCAGtagaatgaatattttaaagtttaaatgaCTTTCATGAGTGATCCTCGAAGTACCCAAAGTGCACGAAAACGCAGAATAGATTCGAACCGCAATCCACACAATAACATGACAAATCACAAGTTTACGATGTCTTATCTCGAACAATCACGCCTCGCCGGTTAAATATTTGTGCTGTTCCTTTAAATTGCGAAGGGCCGTCGCTGCCAACAGGGAAGTGGTCACATTTCTGCTCTCTCATTCTTACTAAGGTGGAATGCGAGgcaggagacagaaaaaaaaccccacgaTGCATCTTTTCCATCAGAGATCCAGTTCTTCCCTCCTTTATCATTCACTTCTCCGAACAAGACCACATTCCTCTGGGTCTAATCTGTTCGACGTTGCATGATCGTTTGATTATGAAAGTGCATATCGTGCTTTTTCTATTTGCCTTGCCTGAAATTTGCAGgtgtgttcatttattccagAAAGCATTTTATTGTtgcagtttgtgtgtatgtgcacagtGGACAGTGTTTTTTAGGCGTGTATAatcagccaaacacacacacatctccacaccccacacacactcatgcattaGATGGAGCAGGGCTGCTTTCTGTCACTTCATTGCCGTCTTCACCATCCAGttgctaaaacaataaaagtagAATAAATCTATATGTGGCTTTCCTGGCAATCGATTGACAAAACACTAGGAAAAAATGTAGAGCActgagcaagaaaaaaaagcaaataatcaTCCACTGACTAAATAATGATGCAGCTAAACCCagatctgctgatgcactagatatTGTAATAGTGCGAATTTGGTGAATGTTGTTGCTTCTTTAACCAGTACAGTTGGTTTTTATCTCTACTAAGATCATTGAAAGGGGTTttgtaataatgaatgaagcttttaaagtgacggACTTGGGTGaacgaacacagcattccattggagcTCAGggctaattgttgctgattgAGCTCCTCTctgcatgtatgcagatattccatcaataacagacatttccagctaccagagtcattACCACATCAACAATGACCTGAAAGTTTTAAATGCAAAAGTTTGATTAGACCGGTTTTGAACATGGCGGGGATAGTAATAGAGATAGAGCTGTTCAGCTGTTTGCTGCTTGTGGTGACTGGGCGTGTGACTGGGCCTTACCACAACTCTCTCTTCAGCCTCTGCCTTCTGCTCGGCCGTGACGGGCTCCTTGTCCAGCCTCTCCAGCAGGGGGAGATGTCTGAGCACACACGCCACGTAATCGTCCATCTCTGCCAGTTGGTTCTCTGCCAATACCAGCACCCGCAGAGTCTGGGCCACGCCTGACAGGCTGCGCAAAGCTCTCTGGGAATGAATGAGGTTTCCCcttcaagacaaaaaaaaaaaagtatagatATTGTAATATGTGCATGGTTTTATACCTCCGCTCACAGTGGACAAATATGTGTGCTGTGTTCTGGAGGTGACGTGCTTCACGGCGGTGGGCCCGCACAGCGAGAGGGAGTGCCTCTCCCTGTGCACAGGTCCCGTTCTGATTGGAGCGTGCAGGGTGGGAGCAGTTGCTGCCCTCATTCTGGTGTGGTGCTTTATGGGGTGTGTCCCAGGTCCCGCTGGGCCGGCCAATGACACTGGCCTCTGCCCAGCCCTTGCTCAACCAAATGCAGAAGTTTGCAGTGACCAGGACATCACGCCTGGTCAAAACATCAATATTCATCCagcagaatgaaatgtgctgataaaaaaaaaaaaaaacacgtggaCACCCGAGTGAAATAGAGAAAAAGACTGTTTTTGACTCATATGTATTAGAGCAAGAATATGCAGATGCTGTCagccaaagaattttttttttttttgtttacctAACATTTAGGTAGTGCAGCGATTTCATGTTGCAGTTTATGCCATCCAGGGTTTCCAGCTGGTTGTCCCGCAGATGAAGTGTGGTCAGGCGCTCAAGTTTATCTAGACCTTCCAGTCGTTGGATGACGTTCTGGGCCTGGAGAAAATGATGATTGATAAAGTGAAAGCTCTGGGTGGGTAGGTGACATGTGTCAAGTGACAGCCACATGATGTAAAAGAAAGCATGATTATTCAGGCCAGGACACCTTCCTGGCTTGTGCTCCTCAGGCTTGTCTGCTCATGAATCTCTCATGGTTTCTTCTTCCTTGATCGATTTTTTTGACACGGGTGTCTACCCATCACATtttggtccttgtcaaagtTGCTCAAATCCTCAAACTTGCTGCATAATATATCCCACGCACTGCCATGTGCCACTTTAACAAGGTAATGAATGTTATTCTCTTCGCCTGTCAGTGGCCACaatgttagggtggtagtagtctggtgcgtaacacactcgcctatgaaccagagaacacttaaccctgactgtccctgttactacggaccgtaagtcactctggataaggacgcctgaCAAATAACTTAAGTGCAAATGAATCATGATAAAAGTGAATTCAGCAGCCCACTGTTTTGCAATAAGTAATGTCGTTTTGCGTTGAACCCAGCCGCCGGGGATGCAGGTGACActtgtcaggaagggcatccgatGTAAAACCTTTGCCAGGTCAATTGTGCAGATAGCCAGACCAGCTGGTCTGCTGTGGCAACTCCTAACAGGAGCAACTGAAGGAGGATGTCATTTTGTCTTATTTTGACATTGTAGCCGAGTGGTGagacactcacttatgaaccagaagacccaggttcaagtcccacttactaccattgtgtccctgagcaagacacttaaccctaagtgtccctgtaactactgattgtaagttgctctgaataaaggcatcagataaatgctgtaaatgtaaaaataatgggGGGGAAAAAGTTGCATGAACTGGAAGAaataatatacatacatttgaCTTATAGAATAAGGAACTGCACTgtataaacagtaaaataatgaCATTACCAAGTAAAGGTGACGAAGTTTGGGTAAAAAGATGCCATCTGTAGTTTCCAACCGATTTCCTCTCAACTCAAGAACAACCAGATTCGACAGTCTGTGATGTTCAATGCCAGATATTCTCTGAATGGCATTGCCTGGGAGAAAATTGATGATGGTAACAGATTAAAGAGCTGCCTGTCGCTGacactgaataaataaagcagcATTACGGGTTTCTTCAGCCACCCGTCCTGGTGACCCACCAGTGAGGTTAAGTGTCTCCAGTGCCGAGCCACTCAGCCCTTCCACATCTCGGAGGCGATTAGCGGCCAGGCTGAGCCACTGTAAGTAAGGGAGCGTGCCGACAGGTTGATCTCTGAAGCTCCGCACCAGGTTCCCATCTATCTTGAGCCAGAGCAGCTGGGTGAGATTAGCCAATGGGGAGAGGTCAGACAGGTGATTGGAGGAGAGGTCAAGAAAGCGAAGGTGGACGAAGGATTTGATGAGGGCAATATCTGTCAGGCTCCTTGTAGAGGGTGGTGGCAGAGCAAAagggaaattaaattaaaacc harbors:
- the lrrc23 gene encoding leucine-rich repeat-containing protein 23 gives rise to the protein MSEFEDEELAQSDGDEEDQEEEHREATSDHEDHIEDCSLTQEILVPGLSLLARTGNGLSHAFVKLDLKEKSLTDIALIKSFVHLRFLDLSSNHLSDLSPLANLTQLLWLKIDGNLVRSFRDQPVGTLPYLQWLSLAANRLRDVEGLSGSALETLNLTGNAIQRISGIEHHRLSNLVVLELRGNRLETTDGIFLPKLRHLYLAQNVIQRLEGLDKLERLTTLHLRDNQLETLDGINCNMKSLHYLNVRGNLIHSQRALRSLSGVAQTLRVLVLAENQLAEMDDYVACVLRHLPLLERLDKEPVTAEQKAEAEERVVQLDGEDGNEVTESSPAPSNA